A DNA window from bacterium contains the following coding sequences:
- a CDS encoding potassium channel protein, producing the protein IAAGAQRVLNPYERGGQMMAHIVLRPQLSDFMEDLFARELEVNVEEVAIAEGSPLAGQTLRESPIRRDLDIIVAVIVTSEGTKLFNPSPDATLVAGETLIVLGRPAALDRLRLLARG; encoded by the coding sequence GATCGCCGCCGGCGCGCAGCGGGTGCTCAACCCCTACGAGCGGGGCGGCCAGATGATGGCCCACATCGTCCTGCGCCCGCAGCTCAGCGACTTCATGGAGGACCTCTTCGCGCGCGAGCTGGAGGTCAACGTGGAGGAGGTGGCGATCGCCGAGGGGTCGCCGCTCGCCGGCCAGACGCTGCGCGAAAGCCCGATCCGGCGCGACCTCGACATCATCGTCGCGGTCATCGTCACGAGCGAGGGCACGAAGCTCTTCAACCCCTCCCCGGACGCGACGCTCGTCGCCGGCGAAACGCTGATCGTCCTCGGCCGCCCCGCG